The genomic interval TAAAATTCAAATCGATTTTTGCAGAAATAATAAACAACTGAATTTTACTAATAGTGCAAGAAAAGTTGTAAAAAATTGATATATTAATTATTCCTTGATAGTTTTATAAAAATAATACTTTTGTAATTTTTTAATAAAATAGTTTTGGAATGGCAAAAAAATACATTTTTAGAAGTTTGAAAAATACGCTATTGTTAGTTTTAGCAATAATATTGTTTTCTTGCGGAAATACTTCAAGAATAGAAGAAGCTCAAAAAGAGTTATTACAAGTTGATATTGACCATTCCAATTTGTCGAAAAAAGAAGGACGGCACAAATCTTCTGCAAAATATATTCATCCTAATTCAGTGTATCTTAAACCTCAGAAAGAGCCCATAGTTGGAAAAAATGCTATTCTAAATATTCTTTCGAGAAACGAAGATGCCAAAGCAAAATTAAGCTGGCAACCTACTAAAGCGATTGTTTCAAAGTCAGGCGATTTAGGCTATACTTTTGGGACTTATAAAATGAAAAAACGCAGAAAAGTTTCTCATGGAACCTACGTAACTATTTGGGGAAAAAACGAAGAAGGCAAGTGGAAATTTGTATTAAAAAGTGCAAATGAGGGATTAGGTAACCAAGAGTAAATTTCTATACTCGAGTATCAATTTTATAATTCATCTGATTAAAAACAATTTTACATATTTTCATTTTAATTGCTTCAAAAAAGTTCTACTATATAAAATGTAAAATTCAATCATACAAATGAAGCCTTACATTTTTTAAGATAAGAGAACAAAATGCGAAAATTATCAGCAAATTTTATTTTCCCAATAGCAGGTAAACCATTGAAAAATGGGATTTTAATAATTGGCGATTCAGGCGAAATTCTTAAAATCGTTGACACAAATGGGGAGCTTTACGAATCAGAAAAACTTGAATTTTACAATGGGGTTTTAGTACCTGGATTTGTAAACACACATTGCCATCTCGAACTTTCGCACCTAAAAAATAAAATCACCAATGATTTAGGCCTTACAAATTTCATTGATAATATCAAAAAACAAAGATTTGCTTACAATGAAGAAATTCATGAAGCTGCAAAAAATGCCGATGAAATGATGCAAAAGGAAGGAATTGTTGCTGTTGGTGATATTTCTAATACCAGCAAGAGTTTCCCTGTAAAATCGAATAGCAAAATTCACTACCATACATTTATCGAAGTTTTTAGTTTCTTGGAAAAGCAGGCAGATGAGGTTTTTCAAAAAGCCCATAACTTATATATAGCCTACCAGAAAAATGTAAATAGCTCAGTTTCAATTGTTCCTCATGCCAGTTATTCGGTGAGTGAAAAATTATTTTCGAATATCAGTGAATTTGCTCTAAAAAACAACTCACTAATTTCGATTCATAATCAGGAATGCGCCGGTGAAAATAAAATGATTTCTGATAAAACAGGCGATTTGTACGATTATTTCATAAAATGTGGTTTCGATTTGTCGGAATGGAAAGCTAACGGGAAAAATTCAATAAACTCCTCAATCAGACAACTTCCTGAATCTGTAAAAAAAATATATGTACACAATACATTCACAAGCAAAAACGATTTAGATTTGGTTTTAAACCAGAAGGAAAATATTTTCTTTTCAATTTGCCCAAATTCAAATATTTACATTGAAAACAAATTGCCAAATTTACCTTTGTTCATGAAAAAAAATGCACAAATTACAATTGGCACCGATAGTTTGGCATCGAACAATTCACTTTCAATATTGGAAGAATTAAAAACTATCAACAATTTTTTTCCGGAAATTTCTTTCATGAATCTCATAAAATGGGCAACACAAAATGGAGCACTTGCATTAAATCTGGAAAAATCGTATGGAAGTTTTGAAACAGGAAAAACCCCGGGAATAAACCTAATCCAGAATTTCGATTTTGAAAAAATGAATGTTAGTAAAAAAAGTACAGTTAAAGTAATTGTCTAAACAATATTTGAGATAGGATTTTTAGTTAAAACATTACACTTTTAATGTTAGTAAAAGAAGATTTAATAGAAACAGACTTATTTTTCTGCAAGCGAAAAAACCTTGCACTAAAACTTTTGATTGTTGTTTTTTCATTAATCACTTTAATCAGTAATTCCACTAAAGGACAAACTATTACCTTCAAATATTGGCTTACAGGAAACAAAAAATCGGAAATAGAAATTAGTGATGGGCTTCGGCAAGGTAATCATACTTTTTGGTATTTTAATGGACTTAAAGAAATGGAAGCCAGCTACACAAACGACAGCTTAAACGGCAAAATAATTGCCTGGTACAGAAACGGACAAATAGAATTTATTGGCAATTATAAAAATGGGAAGAAACATGGCAAATGGCAGATCTGGTATCGGAATGGTATGGTAAAAAGTAAGGTTTTTTATACCGAAGAAATCCCTGACGATTTTTGGATTTTCTGGTATAAAAACGGACAAATGAAAGAAAAGTCCTATTATTTAGGTGGACTCCTTGAAGGCATTTGGACAGTCTGGCACAAAAACGGACTAAAGAAAGAAGAAGGAAATTGTCAGGATGGTTTAAAACATGGAATTTGGACAGAATGGTATTTTAATGGCGAAAAACGCTCAGAAATAGAATATCACTTTGGCGAAATAAAAAGACCACCTATTTATTGGTGGTCTAATGGAAAAATTAATGACGATACGTAGTAAAATTATATTATATTTTTGGGACTGGATAACATCAAATTATCTTGAAGTTTTCCCTAAACG from Bacteroidota bacterium carries:
- a CDS encoding amidohydrolase family protein, with the translated sequence MRKLSANFIFPIAGKPLKNGILIIGDSGEILKIVDTNGELYESEKLEFYNGVLVPGFVNTHCHLELSHLKNKITNDLGLTNFIDNIKKQRFAYNEEIHEAAKNADEMMQKEGIVAVGDISNTSKSFPVKSNSKIHYHTFIEVFSFLEKQADEVFQKAHNLYIAYQKNVNSSVSIVPHASYSVSEKLFSNISEFALKNNSLISIHNQECAGENKMISDKTGDLYDYFIKCGFDLSEWKANGKNSINSSIRQLPESVKKIYVHNTFTSKNDLDLVLNQKENIFFSICPNSNIYIENKLPNLPLFMKKNAQITIGTDSLASNNSLSILEELKTINNFFPEISFMNLIKWATQNGALALNLEKSYGSFETGKTPGINLIQNFDFEKMNVSKKSTVKVIV
- a CDS encoding DUF4440 domain-containing protein; its protein translation is MAKKYIFRSLKNTLLLVLAIILFSCGNTSRIEEAQKELLQVDIDHSNLSKKEGRHKSSAKYIHPNSVYLKPQKEPIVGKNAILNILSRNEDAKAKLSWQPTKAIVSKSGDLGYTFGTYKMKKRRKVSHGTYVTIWGKNEEGKWKFVLKSANEGLGNQE